A stretch of Desulfobacter hydrogenophilus DNA encodes these proteins:
- the rimM gene encoding ribosome maturation factor RimM (Essential for efficient processing of 16S rRNA), whose product MECSDTWLTIGKITGVHGLGGNLKVWSWAQSPDTFTQGLAVVLKNEGDPQDLGREYIIIKTGRYKKGVLLTLEGVSTREASEGLVGKLVLVDKTNLPDLDEDTWYWQDLIGLTVVDTCEGKLGKVAQLFPTGADDILVVTDKTPQGKQEVLIPMNAAFVKDVNLDTGVITTELPEGFITD is encoded by the coding sequence ATGGAATGTTCGGACACCTGGCTGACCATCGGCAAGATCACGGGCGTTCACGGCCTTGGGGGAAATCTAAAAGTGTGGTCTTGGGCTCAGTCGCCTGACACGTTTACCCAAGGGCTTGCCGTGGTGCTCAAAAATGAGGGGGATCCCCAGGACCTTGGTCGGGAATATATAATAATTAAAACCGGCAGGTATAAAAAGGGAGTGCTGTTAACTCTTGAAGGGGTCAGTACCCGGGAAGCCTCGGAAGGCCTTGTGGGAAAACTTGTCCTGGTTGATAAAACCAACCTGCCGGACCTGGATGAAGATACCTGGTACTGGCAGGATCTGATCGGATTGACGGTTGTGGATACCTGTGAAGGGAAACTTGGAAAAGTAGCCCAGCTTTTTCCCACAGGCGCAGATGATATCCTGGTTGTTACGGATAAAACGCCCCAGGGAAAACAGGAAGTGTTAATCCCTATGAATGCAGCATTTGTCAAAGATGTAAACCTTGACACCGGTGTGATTACAACCGAGTTGCCCGAAGGGTTTATCACGGACTGA
- the rlmN gene encoding 23S rRNA (adenine(2503)-C(2))-methyltransferase RlmN has translation MKDILDFTRQDLGEWFENREIRRFRADQVFKWLYLKLAGSFEEMTDLGKALREELAEHFCLGTLKLENMETSVDTTKKFLHRMADGEYVESVLIPEKDHYTLCVSTQAGCAMNCKFCLTAKTGFKRNLTMGEIVGQIRDARRYVVQQGIEPLSLSNIVFMGMGEPLANYDNLLRSLGVIFDTDFGMKFSSRKVTVSTSGIAPKIVQLGLDTEVNLAVSLNATDNDLRSSLMPINHTWPIEALLAACKKFEMKPRNKITFEYILMSGVNDSDGHAHDLARLLAPIRAKVNLIPFNEHAKAPFKRPSRERIDAFLTILLDRNMTAIVRKSKGGDISAACGQLKAARMNDISSNS, from the coding sequence ATGAAGGATATACTGGATTTTACCCGGCAGGATCTGGGTGAATGGTTTGAAAATAGGGAGATACGGCGTTTTAGGGCTGACCAGGTGTTCAAGTGGCTCTACCTGAAACTTGCAGGCAGTTTTGAAGAGATGACTGACTTGGGCAAGGCTCTGCGGGAGGAATTGGCCGAGCATTTTTGCCTTGGAACCCTAAAGCTGGAAAACATGGAAACTTCTGTTGATACCACGAAGAAGTTTTTGCACCGGATGGCAGACGGGGAGTATGTGGAAAGCGTACTCATACCCGAAAAAGACCATTATACCCTTTGTGTGTCTACCCAGGCCGGATGTGCCATGAACTGTAAGTTTTGCCTGACTGCCAAGACCGGGTTTAAAAGAAACCTGACCATGGGAGAGATTGTGGGCCAGATCAGGGATGCACGCCGTTATGTGGTCCAGCAGGGTATAGAGCCTTTGTCCCTTTCAAATATAGTGTTCATGGGGATGGGTGAGCCTTTGGCCAATTATGATAACCTTTTGCGCAGCCTTGGTGTGATTTTTGATACGGATTTCGGGATGAAATTTTCATCTCGAAAGGTAACGGTTTCCACCTCCGGCATTGCCCCTAAAATCGTTCAGCTGGGCCTTGATACCGAAGTCAATCTTGCCGTGTCGCTTAATGCCACGGACAATGACCTGCGTTCAAGCCTGATGCCGATAAACCATACCTGGCCCATTGAGGCATTGCTGGCGGCCTGCAAAAAATTTGAAATGAAGCCCAGGAACAAAATTACCTTTGAGTATATTCTGATGAGCGGAGTCAATGACAGTGATGGTCATGCACATGACCTGGCCCGCCTGCTTGCCCCCATTCGCGCAAAAGTGAATCTTATTCCGTTTAACGAGCATGCCAAAGCACCCTTTAAAAGGCCTTCACGGGAGCGGATCGATGCTTTTTTGACCATTCTTTTAGACCGGAATATGACCGCCATTGTCAGGAAAAGCAAGGGAGGGGATATTTCTGCGGCCTGCGGGCAGCTCAAGGCAGCCCGGATGAATGATATCTCATCGAACTCTTAA
- a CDS encoding tRNA 4-thiouridine(8) synthase ThiI: MNSIKTTRQVKALGLCSGGLDSMLAALILKDQGIDVTWISFETPFFDAKAAQKASKQTGIPLIVKDITDDYMQMIKAPKAGFGKNMNPCMDCHTLMFAKAGAMMAQTGADFLFSGEVAGQRPKSQTKSSLRYVEKHCGFDGLILRPLSAGLLPETIAEQKGLVDRSRLLSFSGRSRKPQAALAEKYGITEYPSPAGGCLLTDKGFSQRLRDLLYIQKTEDKTQLHLLKHGRHFRLDSRSKLVVGRNKAENKRIITLYDPKTHIRLRCTHLPGPDSLVFGQTDETALHLAATITSGYTKASAGTLTTISVFQKQETRQIEVVTPESDAFHNLLIQTP; this comes from the coding sequence ATGAACTCTATTAAAACCACAAGACAGGTCAAAGCTTTAGGCCTTTGTTCAGGCGGGCTTGACAGCATGCTGGCAGCCCTCATACTCAAGGACCAGGGCATTGATGTGACCTGGATCAGTTTTGAAACACCCTTTTTTGATGCCAAGGCTGCCCAAAAAGCCTCGAAGCAGACCGGGATTCCCTTGATTGTAAAAGACATCACAGATGACTACATGCAAATGATAAAAGCCCCCAAAGCAGGTTTCGGCAAAAATATGAACCCCTGCATGGACTGCCATACACTGATGTTTGCCAAGGCAGGCGCCATGATGGCACAAACAGGGGCTGATTTTTTGTTTTCAGGTGAGGTCGCCGGACAGCGACCAAAATCCCAAACGAAAAGTTCCCTGCGCTATGTTGAAAAGCATTGTGGTTTTGACGGCCTGATTCTTCGTCCGCTAAGTGCGGGGCTACTGCCTGAGACCATTGCCGAACAAAAGGGTCTGGTGGACAGAAGTCGCCTTCTGTCCTTCAGCGGCCGGAGCAGAAAGCCCCAGGCCGCCCTGGCTGAAAAATACGGCATCACGGAATACCCCTCTCCGGCCGGGGGATGCCTACTCACGGACAAGGGGTTTTCCCAGCGGCTAAGAGATCTTTTATATATCCAGAAGACAGAAGATAAAACCCAGCTACACCTACTCAAACACGGTCGGCACTTCCGCCTGGACAGCAGATCCAAACTTGTGGTGGGAAGAAATAAGGCAGAGAACAAACGGATCATCACTCTCTATGACCCCAAAACCCACATCCGACTCCGCTGCACCCACCTGCCCGGCCCGGACTCCCTGGTTTTCGGTCAGACCGACGAGACCGCCCTGCACCTGGCAGCCACAATCACATCCGGATACACCAAAGCATCTGCCGGTACGTTGACTACTATTAGTGTTTTTCAAAAACAGGAAACAAGACAGATAGAGGTTGTCACGCCTGAATCAGACGCATTTCATAACCTGTTAATACAAACACCCTGA
- a CDS encoding RNA methyltransferase, translated as MSSPIASSSDEQNDQRNTKDLNLSKDPVALNLYLALIHYPVVNKNGQIIGSALTNMDLHDIARAGRTFGVKAYYVVTPYEDQRTLAFQIMDHWTHGHGGRVNPARKSALERVRVADTFKAVCTDIENEQGQAVVKVATSANSDGVTRSCRKLGQELKAHAPHVLVFGTAWGLAPEVIKQCDHILEPIQGSGSYNHLSVRSAASIYLDRLING; from the coding sequence ATGAGTTCACCTATAGCGAGTTCAAGCGATGAACAAAATGATCAACGCAACACCAAAGATCTGAATTTAAGCAAGGATCCCGTGGCACTAAATCTTTACCTGGCACTAATCCACTACCCAGTGGTCAATAAAAATGGGCAGATCATAGGATCAGCTCTGACCAACATGGATCTGCATGACATTGCCAGGGCAGGCCGGACATTTGGGGTAAAGGCCTATTATGTGGTCACCCCCTATGAAGACCAGAGAACCCTGGCCTTCCAGATTATGGACCACTGGACCCATGGCCATGGAGGAAGGGTTAATCCGGCACGAAAATCTGCCCTTGAACGGGTGAGGGTAGCGGATACATTTAAAGCCGTCTGCACTGATATAGAAAATGAACAGGGGCAGGCCGTGGTAAAAGTTGCTACCAGCGCCAACAGCGATGGCGTCACACGCAGTTGCAGAAAGCTTGGGCAGGAATTGAAGGCTCATGCCCCCCATGTGCTTGTTTTTGGCACGGCATGGGGGCTGGCACCGGAAGTGATCAAGCAGTGTGACCATATCCTTGAACCCATACAGGGGTCAGGATCATATAATCACTTAAGCGTCAGGTCTGCAGCGTCCATATATTTAGACAGATTAATAAATGGCTGA
- the ffh gene encoding signal recognition particle protein — MFDNLSDRLDSVFKKLKGHGTLTENNIEDGLKQVRLALLEADVNYKVAKNVISDIKARALGQEVMQSLTPGQQVIKIVNEEFTKMMGSTHQELSFAATGATSIMLVGLQGSGKTTTAGKLAHFLRKIGRKPYLVPVDVYRPAAIDQLTKLGKQMDVPVFASTTDMKPLKICQDAKLAARDLGCDTLLIDTAGRLHLDDTLMAELEDIKKGINPAETLLVADAMTGQDAVNIAGEFDKRLDISGFVLTKMDGDARGGAALSIKAVTGKPLKFIGVGEKNTALEPFHPDRMSSRILGMGDTLSFIEKAVEAVDQKEAKALEKKFRKNQFTLEDFKNQMQQVRKMGSIKDLLGMLPGVNKKMLKDLNINDKEFIKIEAIINSMTPEERTKHAIIKASRKRRIALGSGTSIQDVNKLLKSYTQSMKMMKKFNKGGMNSLRSMLPF, encoded by the coding sequence ATGTTTGACAATTTAAGCGACCGGCTGGATTCTGTTTTTAAAAAACTTAAAGGACACGGGACCCTTACCGAGAACAACATTGAAGACGGCTTAAAACAGGTCAGGTTGGCACTTCTGGAAGCCGATGTCAATTATAAGGTTGCAAAAAATGTCATTTCAGATATAAAGGCCCGAGCCCTTGGGCAGGAGGTTATGCAAAGCCTGACCCCGGGCCAGCAGGTCATCAAGATTGTAAATGAAGAATTTACAAAAATGATGGGTTCCACCCACCAGGAACTGAGCTTTGCCGCCACCGGGGCAACGTCCATCATGCTGGTGGGGTTGCAGGGCTCCGGCAAGACAACCACCGCAGGCAAGCTGGCGCATTTTCTGCGTAAAATCGGCAGAAAGCCCTATCTTGTGCCTGTGGATGTATACCGCCCGGCCGCCATAGATCAGCTGACCAAGCTGGGAAAACAGATGGATGTGCCGGTATTTGCATCCACAACCGACATGAAGCCGCTCAAGATTTGCCAGGATGCAAAGCTTGCCGCAAGAGACCTTGGCTGCGACACCCTGCTCATTGACACTGCAGGGCGGTTGCATCTGGATGATACGCTCATGGCCGAGCTTGAAGATATCAAGAAGGGCATCAACCCGGCAGAAACACTTCTGGTGGCAGATGCCATGACCGGCCAGGATGCGGTGAACATTGCCGGTGAATTTGACAAACGGCTGGATATTTCCGGTTTTGTGCTGACCAAAATGGACGGTGATGCACGAGGCGGGGCGGCACTGTCCATCAAAGCGGTGACCGGCAAGCCCTTAAAATTCATCGGTGTGGGTGAAAAAAACACGGCACTTGAGCCCTTTCATCCGGACCGCATGTCTTCTAGGATTCTTGGCATGGGAGACACCCTGTCTTTTATTGAAAAGGCAGTTGAAGCGGTTGACCAAAAAGAGGCCAAGGCCCTTGAAAAGAAGTTTAGAAAAAATCAATTTACCCTGGAAGATTTTAAAAATCAAATGCAGCAGGTTCGCAAAATGGGATCCATAAAGGATCTTTTAGGCATGCTGCCCGGGGTAAATAAAAAGATGCTCAAAGATTTGAACATTAACGATAAAGAATTTATAAAAATAGAGGCAATTATTAACTCCATGACCCCGGAGGAACGAACCAAACATGCAATCATAAAAGCGTCCCGCAAAAGACGGATTGCCCTTGGTTCGGGAACATCGATTCAGGATGTGAATAAACTGCTTAAAAGCTACACCCAGTCCATGAAAATGATGAAAAAATTTAATAAAGGCGGCATGAATTCTCTTCGGAGTATGCTTCCATTCTAA
- the trmD gene encoding tRNA (guanosine(37)-N1)-methyltransferase TrmD, producing MKFTVLTLFPEFMEAFFTNGIMARALKREVISADSINIRDFASDRHNSVDDRPYGGGSGMVMMPGPLEKAIDSARLMSSSPRVVCLSPQGRPFTQARACELATSRQDLILICGRYEGIDERVYTRQVDEEICVGDFVMTGGEIAAMAVIDAVARMIPGVLGSNESSQCESFMDNRLEYAQYTRPEVYEDMTVPGLLLSGNHEKIRQWRRRSALERTFIKRPDLFETRTPDNEEKEILRQWCRELEALIHK from the coding sequence ATGAAGTTTACCGTACTGACACTGTTTCCGGAATTTATGGAGGCTTTTTTTACGAACGGCATCATGGCCAGGGCTTTGAAGCGGGAGGTTATCAGCGCGGACAGCATCAATATCCGGGATTTTGCTTCCGATCGGCATAACAGCGTGGATGATCGCCCCTACGGCGGGGGAAGCGGCATGGTAATGATGCCGGGGCCGTTGGAAAAGGCAATTGATTCTGCCAGGCTGATGTCCAGCAGTCCTCGGGTGGTGTGTTTAAGCCCCCAGGGCAGGCCCTTTACCCAGGCCCGGGCCTGTGAACTCGCCACATCCAGGCAGGACCTTATTCTGATCTGTGGCCGATACGAGGGGATTGACGAGCGGGTATATACCCGCCAGGTCGATGAAGAGATCTGCGTGGGGGATTTTGTGATGACCGGCGGAGAAATTGCTGCCATGGCAGTGATTGATGCTGTTGCCAGAATGATCCCCGGGGTTCTTGGGAGCAATGAATCATCCCAGTGTGAATCGTTTATGGACAACCGCCTGGAATATGCCCAGTACACCCGGCCCGAGGTATATGAGGACATGACCGTGCCCGGGCTGCTCTTGTCCGGGAACCATGAAAAGATACGGCAGTGGCGCAGGCGCTCTGCTCTGGAACGAACCTTTATCAAGCGCCCGGACCTGTTTGAAACCCGGACGCCGGATAATGAAGAAAAAGAAATTTTGCGGCAGTGGTGCCGGGAACTTGAGGCGTTGATCCATAAATGA
- the cfa gene encoding cyclopropane fatty acyl phospholipid synthase, which translates to MKGEKAKQFINNILTPMDIRINGNRPWDIQIKNPKFYQRVLSGGSLALGESYMDGWWDCNALDEFFKRLLEYRIDKKAKSLKPTILWAVFKARFMNLQRGARAFIIGRQHYDTGNALFKVMLDKGLNYSCGYWHNARNLDEAQTRKLDLICRKIGLKQGMTVLDIGCGWGGFAKYAAETYGVKVKGVTVSNEQAGYARERCKSLDVTIELADYRDLNEKFDRIVSIGMFEHVGWKNYKTFMAVVHRCLKDDGLFLLHTIAGNTPSRDTDPWIGTYIFPNSMLPSASQISRAAEGLFILEDLHSLGRYYDRTLMAWYDNFTQNWDRLKDQYDMRFFRMWSYYLLSCAASFRSRRNQLWQIVFSKQGIDRVFRSEGELFIQP; encoded by the coding sequence GTGAAAGGAGAAAAAGCAAAACAATTTATTAACAACATTCTAACCCCTATGGATATCCGGATCAACGGAAACCGCCCATGGGACATTCAAATCAAAAATCCTAAGTTTTATCAGCGCGTGCTTTCCGGCGGCTCCCTGGCCTTGGGGGAAAGTTACATGGATGGCTGGTGGGACTGCAATGCCCTGGACGAATTTTTTAAACGGCTCTTGGAATACCGGATAGATAAAAAAGCCAAATCCCTGAAACCGACAATTCTCTGGGCGGTTTTTAAAGCCAGGTTTATGAACCTTCAAAGGGGTGCCCGGGCATTTATCATCGGCCGGCAGCATTATGATACCGGCAACGCGCTTTTTAAGGTTATGCTGGACAAGGGCCTGAACTATTCGTGCGGATATTGGCATAATGCCCGCAACCTTGATGAGGCCCAGACTCGGAAATTGGACCTGATATGCCGTAAAATTGGACTAAAGCAGGGTATGACTGTGCTGGATATTGGATGTGGGTGGGGCGGATTTGCAAAATACGCCGCTGAAACCTATGGGGTTAAAGTCAAAGGGGTTACCGTTTCAAATGAACAGGCCGGATATGCCAGAGAACGGTGCAAAAGCCTTGATGTAACCATCGAACTGGCAGACTACCGTGACTTAAATGAAAAATTCGACCGGATTGTTTCCATTGGCATGTTTGAGCATGTGGGATGGAAAAATTACAAAACCTTTATGGCTGTTGTTCACCGGTGTCTTAAAGATGACGGGCTTTTTCTGCTGCATACCATTGCCGGAAATACCCCATCCAGGGATACGGATCCATGGATCGGTACTTATATTTTTCCCAATTCCATGCTGCCGTCCGCCAGCCAGATTTCCCGGGCCGCCGAAGGGTTGTTCATATTGGAAGACCTGCACAGCCTGGGTCGGTACTATGACCGGACCCTTATGGCCTGGTATGACAACTTTACCCAGAATTGGGACCGGCTGAAAGATCAGTATGATATGCGGTTTTTCCGCATGTGGAGCTATTATCTGCTGTCCTGTGCCGCAAGTTTCAGATCCAGAAGAAACCAGCTGTGGCAGATTGTGTTTTCCAAACAGGGCATCGATCGGGTGTTTCGCAGTGAGGGTGAGCTTTTTATTCAACCATGA
- a CDS encoding KH domain-containing protein: MKELIEYLAKALVDNPDEVQVSEVTGDQTSVLELKVAKEDLGKVIGKQGRSARAMRTILSAAATKMKKRTVLEIIE; the protein is encoded by the coding sequence ATGAAAGAGCTGATTGAGTATTTAGCAAAGGCATTGGTAGACAATCCCGATGAGGTTCAGGTATCTGAAGTAACAGGTGACCAGACTTCCGTGCTTGAACTCAAGGTGGCAAAGGAAGACCTCGGCAAGGTTATCGGTAAACAGGGCAGATCAGCCAGGGCCATGAGAACAATCCTAAGTGCCGCGGCCACAAAGATGAAAAAACGCACGGTACTGGAAATCATCGAGTAG
- a CDS encoding ABC transporter ATP-binding protein, with protein sequence MILSQQTLGIRAEQILEAQDLTKMFGGVKAQDKISFAIEKGIVCGLIGPNGAGKTTLFNMITGIYRPDAGKVVFNGKDIRKMPVHRLVKAGVARTFQHVELFSSMTLLENIMVGMHVRTKAGFWAAVTRIPAMKKEERQSRRRAEELLEFTDLAADAHKMAGDLPAGRQKTAQIARALASEPLLLLLDEPAAGLNPVETHALGKLIQKIKQSGITMMLVEHDMSLVMGISDKVVVLDQGKKLAEGTPRQIQRNEAVMSAYLGNG encoded by the coding sequence ATGATACTGTCGCAGCAAACGCTTGGCATCCGCGCCGAACAAATCCTTGAGGCCCAGGATTTGACCAAGATGTTCGGCGGAGTCAAGGCCCAGGACAAAATCAGTTTCGCCATTGAAAAAGGCATCGTATGCGGGCTGATCGGTCCCAACGGGGCCGGGAAAACCACGCTGTTCAACATGATCACCGGCATTTACCGGCCCGATGCCGGTAAGGTGGTCTTCAATGGAAAAGATATCAGAAAAATGCCCGTTCACAGATTGGTAAAAGCAGGAGTGGCCAGGACCTTCCAGCATGTGGAGCTCTTTTCCTCCATGACCTTGCTGGAAAACATCATGGTGGGCATGCATGTGCGCACCAAAGCAGGCTTCTGGGCCGCTGTCACCCGGATACCGGCCATGAAAAAAGAAGAGCGGCAGTCCCGCCGGCGGGCGGAAGAGCTGCTTGAATTCACAGATCTTGCAGCCGATGCCCATAAAATGGCAGGCGACCTACCCGCAGGCCGTCAGAAAACGGCACAGATTGCCCGGGCCCTGGCTTCGGAGCCCCTGCTATTGCTGCTTGACGAACCCGCAGCCGGGTTGAACCCGGTTGAAACCCACGCCCTTGGCAAACTGATCCAAAAAATTAAACAATCCGGGATCACCATGATGCTGGTGGAACATGACATGAGCCTGGTCATGGGGATATCTGATAAAGTGGTCGTTCTGGACCAGGGAAAAAAACTGGCCGAAGGCACACCCCGCCAGATCCAGAGAAATGAGGCGGTTATGTCAGCTTACCTAGGCAATGGATAG
- the rpsP gene encoding 30S ribosomal protein S16: MAVKLRLTRKGTKKKPFYRIVAADIEAPRDGKFLEAVGTYDPMQDPAVINLKQDRVQFWLEQGAIPTTTVKSILKKQSAQSVSA; this comes from the coding sequence ATGGCTGTAAAACTCAGACTTACCCGTAAAGGCACCAAAAAGAAACCCTTTTATAGAATCGTTGCCGCTGATATTGAGGCACCCAGGGACGGCAAGTTTCTTGAAGCCGTCGGCACCTATGACCCCATGCAGGATCCTGCCGTTATCAATCTGAAACAAGACCGGGTTCAGTTCTGGCTGGAACAGGGTGCAATACCCACTACAACAGTAAAAAGTATCCTTAAAAAACAGAGCGCGCAAAGCGTTTCTGCCTAA
- the nth gene encoding endonuclease III has product MSIIIERLKAHYPVVNTQLDHTNPFELLIATILSAQCTDNQVNKVTTVLFARYPDPDALAGANLDDIKKIIFSTGFYNNKAKNIKACANKIQKEFNGKVPRGINALTSLPGVGRKTANVVRSVCFNIPTIVVDTHVLRVSRRLGLTRATDSVKVEFELMDILPKTVWNDIGLQFIYFGRQICHARKPACNRCFFNDLCPFALTALPDA; this is encoded by the coding sequence GTGTCGATTATTATTGAAAGGCTAAAAGCACACTATCCGGTTGTCAATACACAACTTGATCACACCAATCCCTTTGAGCTGCTCATTGCAACCATCCTGTCTGCCCAGTGCACGGATAATCAGGTGAACAAGGTGACAACAGTGTTGTTTGCACGCTACCCTGATCCAGATGCCCTTGCCGGCGCAAACCTTGATGACATAAAAAAAATAATTTTTTCCACCGGCTTTTACAATAATAAGGCGAAAAATATCAAGGCCTGTGCAAATAAAATTCAAAAAGAGTTCAATGGAAAGGTCCCCCGGGGTATCAATGCATTGACCAGTCTGCCCGGTGTGGGAAGAAAAACCGCCAATGTGGTCCGGTCCGTCTGTTTCAATATCCCGACCATTGTGGTGGATACCCATGTGCTGCGGGTGTCAAGGCGTCTGGGGCTTACCCGTGCGACGGATTCGGTCAAAGTGGAGTTTGAGCTGATGGATATTTTACCCAAGACGGTGTGGAACGATATCGGGCTGCAGTTTATTTATTTTGGCCGTCAAATCTGCCATGCAAGAAAGCCTGCGTGCAACCGGTGTTTTTTTAATGACTTGTGCCCGTTTGCTTTGACAGCCTTGCCTGATGCATGA
- a CDS encoding phenylacetate--CoA ligase family protein, with the protein MSEQINMTADMDDNDKAQRQLERLQATLNRACKNVPFHRNRIREAGLSDITGLEDIEKLPFMDRTHLATHYPYGLFAVPLRDIVRIHTAPGSGTSPSISGYTKTDLMIWKKMIAGAYAQANVTDRDILLVHLPPGLANWARDYKDGGEAVGAGVIPNSPLSVAKTLMVLRDYKVTTLVTTPVFARHLTAHMFDRECHPNELNLKQIILVGEPDDGHTISELRDSLHVDVWLNYGLSEIPGPAIAYECRYHDGLHINDDHILPEIIDPATGGPVPAGEKGELVLTTLSARAFPLIRFRTGDMAQFISQACPCGAASTRIKWLAEQADNYMLISGIRVSQAQVRENLKIALKMPTIGCSMEKSCRSGADILLISLIMDEQLFSDEIKNLQQLMAHAEETLTEQNGIKVKIRLTQQRV; encoded by the coding sequence ATGTCCGAACAGATAAATATGACCGCAGATATGGATGACAACGACAAGGCCCAGCGTCAGCTTGAGCGGCTGCAGGCCACATTGAACCGGGCATGCAAGAATGTCCCCTTCCACCGCAACCGTATCCGGGAAGCAGGCCTCTCTGACATAACCGGACTTGAAGATATTGAAAAGCTGCCCTTCATGGACAGAACTCATCTGGCCACCCACTACCCCTACGGACTTTTTGCCGTTCCTTTGCGGGATATTGTGCGCATCCACACAGCTCCCGGATCCGGCACCAGCCCCTCCATCAGCGGATATACAAAGACAGATCTGATGATCTGGAAAAAAATGATTGCAGGCGCCTATGCCCAAGCCAATGTGACGGACAGGGATATTCTCCTGGTCCATCTGCCGCCTGGCCTTGCCAACTGGGCCAGGGATTACAAAGACGGGGGCGAGGCCGTGGGCGCCGGCGTGATCCCCAATTCCCCCCTGTCCGTGGCCAAGACCCTTATGGTGCTCAGGGACTACAAGGTAACCACCCTTGTAACCACCCCGGTTTTTGCCCGACATCTGACAGCCCACATGTTTGACCGGGAATGCCATCCCAACGAACTGAACCTGAAACAGATCATCCTTGTGGGGGAGCCGGATGACGGACACACAATTTCCGAACTGAGGGATAGCCTCCATGTGGATGTCTGGCTCAATTACGGCCTAAGCGAGATCCCTGGCCCCGCCATTGCCTATGAGTGCCGGTATCATGACGGACTGCATATCAATGATGACCACATCCTGCCCGAAATTATTGATCCTGCCACAGGCGGGCCTGTTCCGGCAGGGGAAAAAGGAGAACTGGTCCTGACCACACTTTCAGCACGGGCATTCCCGCTGATCCGCTTTCGTACCGGTGACATGGCACAATTCATTTCCCAGGCGTGTCCCTGCGGCGCAGCCTCCACCCGGATAAAGTGGTTGGCTGAACAGGCTGACAATTACATGCTCATATCAGGCATCCGGGTGTCCCAGGCCCAGGTCAGGGAAAACCTTAAAATCGCATTAAAGATGCCGACCATCGGCTGTAGCATGGAAAAATCCTGCCGATCCGGTGCAGATATACTATTGATATCACTGATCATGGACGAGCAACTATTTTCAGATGAAATCAAAAATCTGCAGCAGTTGATGGCCCACGCCGAAGAGACCCTGACGGAACAAAACGGCATCAAAGTAAAAATCCGGCTGACACAGCAACGGGTTTAA
- a CDS encoding ABC transporter ATP-binding protein, whose amino-acid sequence MLKIKNLRCCYGNIAVVHTVSLSVRQGELISIIGANGAGKSTLLAAVCGLLKNWSGEIEFKGHALKGMSAPAIVRQGISMVPEGRQIFSPLSVMDNLKMGAYTRFRREGKIRVAQDLDRVVQMFPILKERSAQLAGTLSGGEQQMLAIGRALMAHPTLLVLDEPSMGLAPKIVEMIFSTIQDLSQSGVTILLVEQNARAALKISDRGYVLETGKMVLQGSADELLVDDDVKRAYLGKDYGDFLDERNQ is encoded by the coding sequence ATGCTGAAAATTAAAAATTTAAGATGCTGTTACGGAAATATTGCCGTGGTTCACACCGTGAGTCTTTCGGTGAGACAGGGGGAGCTGATCTCCATCATCGGTGCCAATGGGGCAGGCAAAAGCACCCTTTTAGCGGCGGTGTGCGGCCTGTTAAAAAACTGGTCCGGGGAAATTGAATTTAAAGGCCACGCCCTGAAGGGCATGTCAGCCCCGGCTATTGTCAGGCAGGGCATCAGCATGGTGCCCGAAGGCCGGCAGATATTTTCGCCCCTAAGCGTTATGGACAATCTGAAAATGGGGGCATATACCCGGTTCCGGAGAGAGGGAAAAATCCGTGTGGCCCAAGATCTTGATAGGGTGGTTCAGATGTTTCCTATTTTAAAGGAACGCTCAGCCCAACTGGCCGGCACCCTGTCCGGCGGCGAGCAACAAATGCTTGCCATCGGCAGGGCTTTGATGGCGCACCCTACCCTGCTGGTGCTCGACGAGCCCTCCATGGGCCTTGCCCCCAAAATTGTGGAGATGATTTTTTCCACGATCCAGGATCTGTCACAAAGCGGGGTGACCATTCTTCTGGTAGAGCAGAATGCCAGGGCCGCTTTGAAAATTTCAGATCGGGGCTATGTGCTTGAAACAGGTAAAATGGTACTCCAGGGTAGTGCAGATGAACTCTTAGTGGACGACGATGTAAAGCGAGCCTACCTTGGCAAGGATTATGGAGACTTTCTGGACGAAAGGAATCAATAA